One genomic window of Tachypleus tridentatus isolate NWPU-2018 chromosome 12, ASM421037v1, whole genome shotgun sequence includes the following:
- the LOC143235252 gene encoding DNA-binding protein inhibitor ID-2-like: MKATTDTSSCNKVGKPSRRDREGIQDEMHQLLTKLKELVPNMPRNKRLSKLEIIQNVIDYIVDLQIALETHPASRPTRTVKSPSRQPLGVLSSSSNPCAAHEAIHPEKAPSYLSDLVIGPKRPVSC, translated from the exons ATGAAGGCCACAACTGATACTTCCAGTTGTAATAAAGTTGGTAAACCATCAAGGAGAGACCGTGAGGGAATTCAGGACGAAATGCACCAACTTCTCACCAAACTGAAGGAGTTGGTTCCCAACATGCCGAGAAACAAGAGGCTTTCGAAACTCGAAATAATCCAGAATGTGATCGACTACATCGTAGATCTACAGATTGCTCTGGAAACTCACCCGGCATCCAGACCTACAAGAACCGTCAAAAGTCCGAGCCGGCAGCCGCTCGGCGTTCTTTCTTCTTCGAGTAATCCCTGCGCTGCTCATGAG GCGATTCACCCCGAAAAGGCACCAAGTTACCTCAGCGACCTTGTTATCGGGCCGAAGAGGCCCGTTTCTTGTTAG